CGCTGGCCCGCAAAGGCGATTTCCAGGCCGCAGAGCAGATTTATCGTGCCGAGGCCGAGCACCTCTTGTCGGCCGATCGCAAGGAGGAACTGGCCGACATCTATCTGGAGTTCGCCGACGGCTACTTCAAGCCGGCCGACGAACAGCAGCAGCCCAACTATGCCAAGGCCCTCGAGTTCTACAACAAGGCGCTCGAAGTCGGCCCGAAGCCCGAAAAACGCGAAGAGATCGAGCTGCGTGTGGCACGCTGCTACCAGGAGTTGGGCAACCATCAGGAGGCTGCCAACCGTTACACGCAGTTCACCAAAGACCATCCGGATAGCGCCCTCGACCTGGAAGCCCGTTTTCGCCTGGGCGAGGTGCAGTTGACGATGGGCCAACGTGAGGAAGCCCGTCGCACCTGGCAGGACCTGCTGGCCACCTACGCCGACAACAACAGCGAGCGGATTGCCGAGGCGACGTTCCGGCTTTCGGAGACCTACGGCTTGCCCGCTCCCTCGTCGACGGAAGACCTGGAACTGGGCGTCGCCTCGTTGGAGACGTTCCTGAAAGAATTCCCCGAGCACAAGCTGGCCGGGCAAGCCTATCTGCGCATCGCCAATGCCTACGTCCATTGCGGACGATACGAAGACGCGGTGAAGAGGCTCAAAAAGTTCTTGGGCGACGAGCGGTCCGCCGGTCGCGAAGAGCTGGCCGATGCCCGCGTGCTATTGGGCCGTTCGTATCAGCTTCAGAAGAAGTTCGACGAGGCGCTGGCCACTTGGCGCGACTACCTGGCCAAGCATCCGGCCCATTCGGCCTGGAGCGACGTGCAACGTTCGATCATCGACACCGAGTTTCTCCAAGGCGCCGAGGCGGCCAAAGCCAAACGCTACGATCAGGCCCGCAAGCTGTGGCAAGAGTTCCTGGTCAAATACCCGCTCGATCCGCGTGCCCCGCGCATCCTGCTCGAATTCGGCCGCATGAAGTTTTTGGAAGAAGATTACGACGCGGCCATCGCCGAGTGGCGGCGCGTCGTCTCGAAGTATCCCAACACGAATGAATCGTCGCAGGCCCAATACCTGGTGGCCCTCACGCTGGAAGAGAAGCAGGGCAAGCTCGAAGAGGCCCTCAAGGAATATCGGAAAGTGACGTGGGGCAACTACGCCGCCAAGGCCCAGCAGCGCATCAGCCGACTCACCGCCAAGGAAATGACGGTCGCCACCGAGCGCGTGTTCCGCTCGAACGAGACGCCCAAGATCAAGCTCACCACCCGCAACATCGAGTCGGTCACGGTTCGGGCCTACACGGTCGATCTGGAAACCTACTTTCGCAAGATGCACCTGGCCGGCGGCGTGGAAGGTCTCGACATCGCCCTGATCGACCCCGACAAGACGTTCGAGTTCGATGTGCCGAAATATGCCCAGTATCAGCAGCTTGCCAGCGAAGTGGAGATCCCCTTCGAGTTCCGCGTGGCCGGCGTGCCGGGCGGCGTGATGGCCGTCACCGTCAGCGGCAAGACGCTGGAGGCGACGACGCTGGTCATCCAGAGCGACCTCGACGTGATCGTCAAAAGCTCGCGCGACGAAATCTTTGTGTTTGCCCAGAACATGCGGACCGGCAAGCCGTGGCCCAAGGTGCGGCTGTTGATTTCCAACGGCCAGCAGGTGTTTGCCGAAGGCGAGGCGGGCGACGATGGCGTGTTCCAGAAATCGTACCAAGAACTGAAGTCGGCCGGCGACGTGCGGGTGTTCTCGGTGGCTGATTTAAGCGTGGCCTCGAACGTTGTCGGCCTGAACGGCGTCGGCGTCTCCAGCGGTCTCACCGCGCGCGGCTACATCTATCCCGATCGCCCCGCTTATCGCGCCGGGCAGCTCGTTCACGTTCGTGGCGTCGTTCGCAACGTGGCCGACGACCGTTTTACGATCGACGAAGGCAAGAAGTTTCATTTTGAGGTTTACGACAGCCGCAGCCGCCTCATTCGGCAAGACGAAGTGACGCTGGGCAAATTCGGCAGCTTCCATGCGCACTTTGTGTTGCCCGACAGCAGCGTGGTCGGCGACTATCGCATCCAGGTTTATGACGACGCCGGGCAAAACTACCAGGGCGCCTTCCGCGTTCACGAATATCAGCTCGAACCGGTGCGTCTGGCGGTCGATACCGATCGAAAAGTTTTTTATCGAGGCGAAGAGATCGTCGGTAAGATCACTGCCAAATTCTATTACGGCGCCCCGCTGGCCGACCGCGAGATTCGCTATCAGCTTGCCGGCGGCCGAGTCTACACCGGCACCACCGACGAAAAGGGCGAGCTGGAGTTCAAGCTGCCGACGCGCGAATACCGCGAGTCGCAAACGCTGCCGCTGGTGGTCACGCTGGCCGAGCGGAACCTGCGAACGAGCGTCAACTTCTATCTCGCCACGCAGGGCTTTTCGATCGGCCTGAGCACCGTCCGCAAGGTGTTCGTCTCCGGTGAGACGTTTGAGGTTTCCCTCAACACCCGCGATGCCGAGGGCAAACCGATCAGTGAAGAACTAACTTTGAACGTACTCAAACGGACGACCGTCGAGGGCAAAGTCGGCGAAACCGAAGCCGAAGAGCACGAAATCGCGACCGACAAGGACGGCAAAGGCCGGCTTACGCTGCGACTAGAAGAAGGCGGCCAGTATGCGCTGCGCGCGGAAGGAACCGATCGTTTCGACAACCCGATTTCGGGCACGTCGCTGGTGCAGATTTCCGATGACAGCGACCGCGTTCGTCTGCGCATCCTGGCGGACCGTCACACATACAAAGTCGGCGATCGCGCCACCGTGCAGTTGCACTGGCGCGAAGCCCCGGCTTTGGCGCTGGTGACCTTCCAGGGCGGCAAGATTTTGGATTACCAGCTCGTGCAGCTTAAGACCGGCGCCAACGAGCTGGCGATCCCCATGACGACGCTCTTGGCGCCGAATTTCGATCTGGCCGTCGCCGTGATGACCGACGCCCGTGAGGCGAAGGAAAAAGACGACGACCCGGAAAACAACTCTGTAGGGAACGGGGCGCCCCCTGGGCCCCGTGGCGTTCCGCGGCGCTTCCACGAGGCATCCAGCCCCTTCACGGTCGAGCGCGAGCTACGATTGACGATCGCAACCAAGCCGAAGCAAGGCGACGCTGCCCGGCCGGGCGAAGAGGTTGAGGTAACGATCACGGCCAGCGATCCGCAAGGCAAGCCGGTCGAAGCCGAGCTGAGCCTGGCGATGATCGAGCAGGCGCTCTGGGAGATGTTCGGTTCGAACGTCGCTGCCATCGCCGACTTCTTCCGCGGCCAACCGCGCGCCTCAGCCGTACGCACCGCGTCCAGCGTGGCATTCTCCTACTATCCCGCAACGCAGCCCATCAACCCGCAGTTGTTGGCGGAAAAGGATCGGAGGGAAGTTGAGGCGATGGAGGAAGAGCGACGCAAGGCGTTGAGTGAACTGACTTCAAGTCAAACGGCCGAGTTGCAACGGCAACAGATCGCGGCGGAGCCACAAGCGAGAGCGAAAGTCAATCGCGAACTGTCCTTGCGCAACGGCAACATGGACGACGCTCTAGTGGCAGAAGAACTCGGCGAGGTCGAGAGCGTGCTAGGGACCAACGTTTATCCAGTTGGCGATCTTGTCGGCACGATCGAACATGATGCAAAAACTCAGAGCCGCGCGAGTGGCGACGTCTTTTACGATCAGATTCGCCGTCCAAGGGGATCGATGGTGGTTGAGGAATCAGCGATTCCATTCGATGATCTTTCAGTTAGTGGCGTGCCGGCCGCCAATGGCCCCGTGGCTGGCGGATTAGGCGGTTTCGCAGGACGGAGGTCTGGCCTGGCCAGCCGCCAGGCCGGTGCAGAGGCATACGGTTTTGGGGTTAACGACGGAAAGGTAAAGGCTCGACCGTTTTTTGAGCAAGACGAAGCTAAGTCCGAAGCGGCCAAGTCGGAGTTGGCGGATCGCAATCAGATGTATTTCGCTCCGGCCGATGCCAGCGCGCTGATGATGGGTCGGCTGGCGAAACCGGAATCCAACCCCACGGTCCTCTTGGCCGATGGAAGCCAGAAAACCTGGCAACTCGGCTTGAACTTCACGATACCCGACGGACAAAAGCTACGTGATGCGGCTGAAAAAAATGCGAAGCTGCTTGAGGAGGCTGAGGCGATGAGAACAGCGGGGGCCGTAATACTGCCGCCGCAAGCATCCCAAGAAACGGCATACTGGAATCCCGCAATCGTCACCGACAAGGACGGTAAGGCCACCGTTACGATCACATTGCCAGAGCGGACAACGGCGTGGAAGCTGCTGGCGAAGGGGATCACCACCGAGACACTGGCTGGGGAAGCCGAGAGCGAGCTGGTGGTTAAGAAGGAGCTGTTCGGCGAGCTGAAGCTGCCGCTGGCCTTCACCGACGGCGATGAGGCCGAGATTCTCACGACCATGCACAACGACGCGGTCGAGAAGGGGAAGATCGAGGTCACGCTTAAGACGACCATTGGTGGCAAGGCGGTCGAAGAGAAGAAGACGATCGAAGCGAGCAAGGGAATGCAGGAGGTGCCGTTCAGCGTGAAGTTGGAACTGCCCCGAGAGGAAGAACGGCAGAAGGCAGAAGGCAAAGGGCAGAAAGAGGAAGCAAGCACAGACGCTGTTGAAATCGAGTTGACGATCGTCGCCGGGGAGAAGCGCGATGTGGTGCGGCGGACGGTGCCGATTCGGCCTTATGGGATGCCGGTGTTCGCAACGGCCAGCGGCTCGGCCACCAGCGATACCACGGCCTTCGTCGAAGCGCCCGAAGGCATGACGCTCGAATCGCCCAAGCTGGAGGTGATCGTCGGCCCGACCGTCGAGCAAAGCTTGCTCGACGCACTTCTAGCGCCGGCGCCGTTATGCCAGCTTGGTGCCTTGCGATTGGCTTCGGGCATCGATACCTCGACGAGCGACCTGATGGCGGCCATCGGTTTGCAGCGTCTCGTTGGCGCCACGCGGCAGGCCGGCACGCCGCAGGCCGAAGCGCTTGATGCCCGAGTGCGCTCGTCGTTGAGCTTGCTGGTTTCGTCGCAGAACGACGATGGCGGCTGGAGTTGGACCGGACGCGGCGGTGCCAGCAATCGCTACACGTCGGCGCGCGTTGTCTGGGCGCTCAGCCTCGGCAAAGCCGCCGGCTACAAAGTAGCCGACGACAACTTTGAGAAGGCCATCGGATACATTCAGAGCCAGGTGGCGACGACGGCGGAGACGGATTATGACAGCAAATCGGTGCTGCTGGCCGCGCTCGCCTCGGCCGGCCGCGGCGACTTTACATTGGCCAACCGGCTCTATCGCAATCGGCCCGCGCTCTCGACCGGTGCGCTGGTCTACCTGGCGCTGGCCCTGGCCGAGATGGACCGGCAGCCAATGGCCCACGACCTGTTCGAGCTGCTCGCCAAGCGAAAGCTCGACGGCAGCGTCGAAGAACTCAACACACGGGCAGTGCTGGCCTGGAACGATTCGTCGGCCGAACTGCGGGCACTTTACCTGTTGGCCCTGGAAAAAGCCGAGCCGGAAAGCACCAAAATCAGGGACCACGTCGATTGGCTGATGGCCCATCGCACCGGGCATCGCTGGTCGCCCGACAAGGCGACCGGCCCCGCTATGTTGGCGCTGGGCCAGTGGTTCGCCAAAACGCGTTTCGACACCGAGCATTATCAGCTTACGCTGGTCGTCAACGGTTTTGAGGTGACGAAACTCGATGTGACGCCCGAGGCCAAGACGCAAACCGTTGCCATCCCGGCGGGCCTGCTCAAGAAAGACAAGCAGCGGATTCAGTTCCAGTTGGCCGGCCGCGGCCAATACACCTATCAGTGCTTGCTGAGCGGCTTCGTGCCGGCCGGCAAGCTCAAGAGCACCACTAAGAATTGGCTGGTCAAACGTTTCTACGAGCCGGCCCCGCGCGAGCTGGACGGGCAGACCATTCCCCGCGGGTTCGACGTGTTGCAAGGGGCTTTCACCACGTTCCGCAATCCGCTCACGCAGTTGCCCGTCGGCCAGCGCGGCCACGTCGAGCTCCATGTCTCGCGCATCAACTTGCGGGCAGACACGGCCGACGAAAAGGTGGAATACCTGGTCGTCAGCGAGCCGCTGCCGGCCGGTGTGACGGTGATCGAGCAATCGGTCACCGGCGCGTTCGAGCGGTTCGAGCTGACGCCCGGCGAGATCACGTTCTTCATCGGCAGTCAGAAGTGGCCCGGACCGATCCAGTTCGACGTCCACGGCTATCTGCCGGGCGAGTACCGCGCGGGGCCGACCGCCGTCCGCAACGCCTATCGGCCCGATCAGCTCGCCGTGGCCGACGCGCGGCAGCTCACGGTGCTGCCGCTGGGGCAAAAGAGCCAGGACGAGTATCGCCTCTCGCCGCGCGAGTTGTTCGAGTTCGGCAAGCGCTACTTCGAGAAACACGAGTGGCAGGCTGCGGCGGCGCATCTGACCGAGCTGATGAACAAGTGGAACTTGCAGCCGCAGTTCTATCAGGAGTCTGCCCGGATGCTGCTCGACGTTTATCTGGAGCTGGGCGTCGACGCCGAGATCGTCCGTTGGTTCGAGCTGATCAAGGAAAAGTGGCCCGACGTAGAGTTGCCGTTTGCGAAGATCGTGCGGGTCGGCGCCGCTTATGACAAGATCGGCGAATATGAGCGGAGCTTTTTGGTGTTCCGGGCGACGATCGAAGGCAGCTTCTCGCGCGAAAGCAACGTGGCCGGCTTCTTGGAGGGCCAGGGAGAATTTTTGCGGAGCGTGGCGGTGATGGGGCGGCTGCTGGCCGAGTATCCGCCGGAGCCCTACGCCGCGGCGGCCCAGTATGCCTTGGCCCAGCGCGTGTATGCCTATGCTCAGCAGGCGGCGGGCGACCAGAAGCTGCGCGACAAGAAGATCACGCGGGTCGATTTGATCGAGCACGCCGTCACCATGCTCGACGGCTTTTTGACGGCTTATCCCGAAGACCCGGCGGCCGACCAGGCGAGTTTTTCGCTGGCCAATGCGCTGTTGGAACTGAAGGCCTACGCCCGAGCGGTCGAACGCTGCCAGCGGTTCGCCGAGCGGTATTCGTCGAGCGACTATCTCGACAGTTTCTGGTACATCGTCGGCTACAGCTACTTCGCCCTGGGCGAGCACGAAAGGGCGCTGGAGATGTGCCGCAAGGTGGCCGAAGCGAAGCACGTCGATCGCCAGACGGGCCGCGAGGAAGAAAGCCGCAACAAGTGGCAGGCGATCTACATTCTGGCCCAGGTCTACAACAGCCTGGGCAAAGCGGCCGAGGCGATCAAGGAGTATACTCGCGTGGAGGAGCGGTTCGCCGACGCTCGCCGGGCGATCGAGTATTTCACCCGCAAGGCGATCGAGCTGCCCGAGGTGAGCACGTTCGAGCCGGACGAAAAGGTTAAGGTCGATCTGAAGTTTCGCAACGTCGCCCGTTGCGACACGCGGGTCTACAAGATCGACCTGATGAAGTTCAGCTTGTTGAAGCGAAACCTGTCGCACATCACCGACATCAACCTGGCCGGCATCCGCCCCTATCACGAGGCGGCGATCGAGCTGGGCGACGGCAAAGACTATCGCGATCGCACGCGGAAGCTGCCGTTGCCGCTGAAGGACGAAGGGGCTTACCTGGTCGTCTGCCGCGGCGACGATCTGCACGCCAGCGGTCTGGTGCTGGTGACGCCGCTCAAGGTTGAGGTGCAGGAAGAGCCTTCATCGGGCGAGGTGCGGACGACGGTGAAAGACGTGACGAAGGACCGCTACATCAACGAGGTCCACGTCAAGGTGATCGGTAGCCGCAACGCCGAGTTCATTTCGGGCGAAACCGACTTGCGGGGCGTGTTTGTGGCCAATGGCGTGCAAGGCACGGCCACGGTGATTGCCGAGGAAGGCGACAACCGCTACGCCTTCTTCCGCGGACACGCCGAGCTCGGCACACCTCCGCCGCCGGCAGCGACGCCAGCCGAGCAGCAGCCCGCCGGCGCGGCCGGCAAGCCAATGGCCAACGACAGCGAGCAGTTGCTGCGTCAGTTGCAGGAGAGCAACAGCATGATCCAGCAAATGCAGTGCGAGAACCTGAAGAACATTTATCAGCAGAACAAGCAAGGAGTGCAGTTGAAGGAGGCGTTTTAAGCGATATAACGAGGGCTCCGATGGTATACTGGAGTTGGTGGACGGCGTAACCCGTGCGACGAGAGTCGCCAAATTATTGCAGGGAACGACGGTACGCGTCGAGGTGCTCGGCAAGCTGCGTCAACCGAAGGCCCAGAGTCCCAAGATCGGGGACACGATATGAAAACCAGTGAGGTAATTGTCGGGCTGTTGGAGCGAATGGCCGAGGTGCGCGCGCGATGCCCGGAGATGCGATTCGGCCAAATTCTGGCGACGGTAGGTTTGCTGGCAGAGGACGAGACCGGGCATTCGCTCTGGGAGGTCGAGGATAGCGACCTCCTCGCTGCGCTGGAGCGATTCGCCCGCGACTTGGCGGCGCGTGAGCAGCCGGCCGAAGCAAACGCCACAGCCGACTCCAGCGGCAAATAGCATGGACCGCAGTCAACGCGCCATCTGAAGGGAGCTTGTGTTGCAGCCGTGAGATTGGCCAGCCTCCTATCGCTTGGGCGAAATCTGTCGACGATCGACGCCGGGCGCGGCGACGTCGGGCAGGTCGGCTTCGACGCCGGGCACCGCGCGGCCCGAGACGCCCGGCAAAGTTCGCTGCCCGACGCCCGGCACTCGCCGTCCGGAGATTCCCGGCAACGATTCCTCCGTCACCGAGGCACGAGGCTGCTCCGTAGCCCGCACTTGAGTCTCTGAATCGGCAGCGGCGGGAAGGTACAACGTGGCCACGCCGCCCGCGGGCGCGGCGTCGACCGTCGATTCGAACTTTTCGCGCATCACAGCGAGCTGCCGCAAGCCGTTGGCAGCTTGGGCTGCCTGGCGAAGTATCTCAGGACGAAGCCTGGCCGCGGAGGGCACCGCTTCGTTCGGCCGCGCCAGTGTCGGCCGCCGTTCAGCATGCTCGCGGCGGGCCTGATAACGCTCCGCGAGACGCGCCGCCCAGTGGGCGTTCTTGGGCTGGTGCCGCCAACGCTCGTAGGCAAAGTCCGGCTCGGGACGCCCCGTGGCGTCCGGCTCGTACCAAGGTTTGATGTCGGCAGCGCCAGGCAGGACATCGAAATAGTCGCCGAAATAGAAGTGACCGTACACCGCGCCGACGAACAATGCCTCGCTCAAGTCGGCAAGGTTGATCGCCAACGCCGGCTTGGGCGAAACGTTCGATTGCGTGCCGGCGGCCATTGGCAGCAGCGCCAGCCCGCGACGCTCGATCGCGAAATCCCAATAGCCGGGCACGAATACGCTGCCTCGCGGGGTCCAGACCGAGTGCGATGGCATCCACACCCATCCCGCTTTGAACGGTGCCTGAAAGCCGCGCCGCCAAACGTATTTTTCTCCCTCGTAACTCCAATAACCGGGGACGGCAAAGCGATCGCCGGGGGGCGTCGGTGCGGGCGGTTCGTTTGCCGGCGGGGGCGGGGGCGGCAGGTATTGCAGCCGTGGCTGATTGCGCGGAAACCAGAAGCCGCGGACCCAGCGCCAACCCTGGTCTGCCACACTCCAATAGCCCGGCACCCAGCGCATGCCCGGCGGTGGGACGCGCCACACGCCGGGCACCCAAACCAGATCGCCCATCGCCGGCTCCCAGCCCCAGTAGCCGGGAATCCAAGCGGCCGCTGCGATACCGGGTTTCGTTGCCGGCGGCGTGTGGGCCAGCGGTGGAGGTGGCCGCCCGTCGAAGACCGTGCCCGGTGTTTCGGCGCCTGAGAGCGGTTGGGCGAACGCCTCGTGAATCGGGCCGCGGACCGGCACCGCTGCTTCTGAAGGCCGTCCCGCGGCTGAAACGGCTCTGGTTGTCGGCACCACGGCCGTCATGAACATGAGCGCCGCCAGCCCTCTTAACGGCAATGTTGATTTCCTGTGCATCGTATCCTGCCT
This sequence is a window from Pirellulales bacterium. Protein-coding genes within it:
- a CDS encoding tetratricopeptide repeat protein; the encoded protein is MRSRTHRTLFVALAWLSSISAASISAADKPEKKPAERPQIEPAEPTVPDSIRALLEDRRYADAVAAIDKAVGDKTADQEWLAYLKARSLYLAGSYDDSIAAYKAAETRFPESRWQRRYRFGRALALARKGDFQAAEQIYRAEAEHLLSADRKEELADIYLEFADGYFKPADEQQQPNYAKALEFYNKALEVGPKPEKREEIELRVARCYQELGNHQEAANRYTQFTKDHPDSALDLEARFRLGEVQLTMGQREEARRTWQDLLATYADNNSERIAEATFRLSETYGLPAPSSTEDLELGVASLETFLKEFPEHKLAGQAYLRIANAYVHCGRYEDAVKRLKKFLGDERSAGREELADARVLLGRSYQLQKKFDEALATWRDYLAKHPAHSAWSDVQRSIIDTEFLQGAEAAKAKRYDQARKLWQEFLVKYPLDPRAPRILLEFGRMKFLEEDYDAAIAEWRRVVSKYPNTNESSQAQYLVALTLEEKQGKLEEALKEYRKVTWGNYAAKAQQRISRLTAKEMTVATERVFRSNETPKIKLTTRNIESVTVRAYTVDLETYFRKMHLAGGVEGLDIALIDPDKTFEFDVPKYAQYQQLASEVEIPFEFRVAGVPGGVMAVTVSGKTLEATTLVIQSDLDVIVKSSRDEIFVFAQNMRTGKPWPKVRLLISNGQQVFAEGEAGDDGVFQKSYQELKSAGDVRVFSVADLSVASNVVGLNGVGVSSGLTARGYIYPDRPAYRAGQLVHVRGVVRNVADDRFTIDEGKKFHFEVYDSRSRLIRQDEVTLGKFGSFHAHFVLPDSSVVGDYRIQVYDDAGQNYQGAFRVHEYQLEPVRLAVDTDRKVFYRGEEIVGKITAKFYYGAPLADREIRYQLAGGRVYTGTTDEKGELEFKLPTREYRESQTLPLVVTLAERNLRTSVNFYLATQGFSIGLSTVRKVFVSGETFEVSLNTRDAEGKPISEELTLNVLKRTTVEGKVGETEAEEHEIATDKDGKGRLTLRLEEGGQYALRAEGTDRFDNPISGTSLVQISDDSDRVRLRILADRHTYKVGDRATVQLHWREAPALALVTFQGGKILDYQLVQLKTGANELAIPMTTLLAPNFDLAVAVMTDAREAKEKDDDPENNSVGNGAPPGPRGVPRRFHEASSPFTVERELRLTIATKPKQGDAARPGEEVEVTITASDPQGKPVEAELSLAMIEQALWEMFGSNVAAIADFFRGQPRASAVRTASSVAFSYYPATQPINPQLLAEKDRREVEAMEEERRKALSELTSSQTAELQRQQIAAEPQARAKVNRELSLRNGNMDDALVAEELGEVESVLGTNVYPVGDLVGTIEHDAKTQSRASGDVFYDQIRRPRGSMVVEESAIPFDDLSVSGVPAANGPVAGGLGGFAGRRSGLASRQAGAEAYGFGVNDGKVKARPFFEQDEAKSEAAKSELADRNQMYFAPADASALMMGRLAKPESNPTVLLADGSQKTWQLGLNFTIPDGQKLRDAAEKNAKLLEEAEAMRTAGAVILPPQASQETAYWNPAIVTDKDGKATVTITLPERTTAWKLLAKGITTETLAGEAESELVVKKELFGELKLPLAFTDGDEAEILTTMHNDAVEKGKIEVTLKTTIGGKAVEEKKTIEASKGMQEVPFSVKLELPREEERQKAEGKGQKEEASTDAVEIELTIVAGEKRDVVRRTVPIRPYGMPVFATASGSATSDTTAFVEAPEGMTLESPKLEVIVGPTVEQSLLDALLAPAPLCQLGALRLASGIDTSTSDLMAAIGLQRLVGATRQAGTPQAEALDARVRSSLSLLVSSQNDDGGWSWTGRGGASNRYTSARVVWALSLGKAAGYKVADDNFEKAIGYIQSQVATTAETDYDSKSVLLAALASAGRGDFTLANRLYRNRPALSTGALVYLALALAEMDRQPMAHDLFELLAKRKLDGSVEELNTRAVLAWNDSSAELRALYLLALEKAEPESTKIRDHVDWLMAHRTGHRWSPDKATGPAMLALGQWFAKTRFDTEHYQLTLVVNGFEVTKLDVTPEAKTQTVAIPAGLLKKDKQRIQFQLAGRGQYTYQCLLSGFVPAGKLKSTTKNWLVKRFYEPAPRELDGQTIPRGFDVLQGAFTTFRNPLTQLPVGQRGHVELHVSRINLRADTADEKVEYLVVSEPLPAGVTVIEQSVTGAFERFELTPGEITFFIGSQKWPGPIQFDVHGYLPGEYRAGPTAVRNAYRPDQLAVADARQLTVLPLGQKSQDEYRLSPRELFEFGKRYFEKHEWQAAAAHLTELMNKWNLQPQFYQESARMLLDVYLELGVDAEIVRWFELIKEKWPDVELPFAKIVRVGAAYDKIGEYERSFLVFRATIEGSFSRESNVAGFLEGQGEFLRSVAVMGRLLAEYPPEPYAAAAQYALAQRVYAYAQQAAGDQKLRDKKITRVDLIEHAVTMLDGFLTAYPEDPAADQASFSLANALLELKAYARAVERCQRFAERYSSSDYLDSFWYIVGYSYFALGEHERALEMCRKVAEAKHVDRQTGREEESRNKWQAIYILAQVYNSLGKAAEAIKEYTRVEERFADARRAIEYFTRKAIELPEVSTFEPDEKVKVDLKFRNVARCDTRVYKIDLMKFSLLKRNLSHITDINLAGIRPYHEAAIELGDGKDYRDRTRKLPLPLKDEGAYLVVCRGDDLHASGLVLVTPLKVEVQEEPSSGEVRTTVKDVTKDRYINEVHVKVIGSRNAEFISGETDLRGVFVANGVQGTATVIAEEGDNRYAFFRGHAELGTPPPPAATPAEQQPAGAAGKPMANDSEQLLRQLQESNSMIQQMQCENLKNIYQQNKQGVQLKEAF